Genomic DNA from Pistricoccus aurantiacus:
CGCGATACTCGCCGGGCATACCGGAACCCACGCCCAGCAGCAGATAGCCGCCATCCAGCCCGGGTTCGTTGGCGAAGGCGCAGAGGGTTTCCAGCATCGACTTGCCCACCTCGCGACCGCGCTTGGCCTCGATGCGCTCGGATTCATCCAGCAAGCGCAGCCGTTCGAGCAGTTCCGCCGCCGTCATCATGAAGTTGGTTCCTGGCATTTTCCGCGTCGGGTTTTGGGCTGTTTTTCCTGTTCGGCGTGAATACGTTCGGCGCGAATGCGTGCCAGCAGTTCGCTGGCCGGCTCGTCGTTGGGGTCCTGCGGCACCAGCTTGCCGGCGAAGGCGCGCTTCAAGATGGATTGCTTGAGGGCCTCGGCTTGTTTCAGGGAGGCGGCCAGGGTTTGTTCCAACTGGTCGAGTTGGGATAATGATGCTTCGATTTGGCTTATAATTAGTGACTGTTCTTCGGGTGAGCAGTACGGTATTACCAAATTTTCAAGCGTTTTTAGGTTTATGTTTTTTTGAGCGGTGGCAGGCGCAAAAAATTCAAGCCGTTGCTGTGCAGAAGATATGAATTTCTCAATATATTTTGGTGAAGTGGTATTGCCCCTGCTGGCAAAGCCGACAATTGAGTCAGGAAAGCAAGCGCTGAAATTTAAGAATGCGGTTTCCGCTATATTGGCAGCAATGGTTATACACAAAGTTCCCTTTGGCCACAGCTTGCTCTGCGCTAGCCCTGCCTCATTATAAGTCGAATTGTATTCACGAATGACACCTTTTGAGTTTTTTACTTCACTAGTTTGTATAAAGGGATAGTCCCCGCCAAATAACAAGGGATCATTTCGAGGCCGATGCTTTGATTTTCCTCTTGCAAGTTCACCCAGCGCTGATAACTGTAGGTAGAACCAACCTTCCGGCAATTCCGGTAGCTCCGCCAATTCTTCCTGGGTCAATGGCGGCAAAGCTTTTGGCGCCTTGGGCTTGCGGGGTTTCTTGCCTTCCTTACCGGCGGCTTCCCAATCCTGAACCTGCTGTTTCCAGTCCGCCAGCTGCTGCTGGTAATATGCCTCGCGCTCGGCCTGAATCCGTTCCAGCAGCGCTTCCTGACTTTCCAGTTGATGGGCATTCTCTTTTCGCCACTGCTCGGTCAGCTTGCCTTCGAAGGCGGCCTTTAGCAGTGACTGGCGGGCGGCTTTTAGCTTGGCCTGGGCGGTTTTCAGGCTCTCCACACCGCTATCGATCTCGGAGAAAAGCTCCTCGATCTTGGCGACGATACGGTGTTGTTCTTTTGTTGGTGCAATATTTATTATTACTTCATTAGCATCGCTGCGGCTCAGCCCTGGAATGGCTGTAGACTTTTCTAGTCTGTTCAAGTTAGCAAAGCTAAGCAGGTATTTTAAATACTTTGCATTTGTGCCAGAGGGTACTTGAGAAAAGTAAACAGTATCGATGGGCCAGCAATTTTTTGTTTCAAGATATATGCTGCCAACAGCACCTTTTCGCCCAATGATCAAGCTAGGCTTTGTGGTTAGCGGGGCGTCATGATAGCCAACAATACCGCTAGAGCCATAAACAGGAGTTTTTCCATAGTCATTCCTGTCTGTTTTCTTAAGAGCCTTACCATAATTGAGCTGAATTATTTCTTTTAGTTTGCATGATGCCCACCCCATAGGCAGTTCTTGGGCTTCTGTATTGTTTGTAATAGTTAAATACTGCGCCGAAACCTCATTAACTACATCATCCATAGTTCTAATATTTACCTTATACTGCCCGGCGCTCACGCCGCCAGTGCATCATTGATTTCATCGATTACCCGATCCATTTCATCGCCGAATAGCTGATACATCTTCCCCACGCCGCCCTGGGCATCGAAGGGATGATAGTCGAAGTCGTCGAGCTCGATATGCAGGCTGACGGCGATATGGTCGCGGATCATTTCCAGCCAGGCTTGCTGCTGGGGCGTGAACTTGGGCTGGTTGCCGGCGTGCTTGGCGAATATCCAGCGCTTGAAGTTGGCGCGCACGGTATCTGAGGTGGACCCCATCAGCTGGACAGCTTGAAGGTGTTACTAAGCTCTGACCTCTTTGTTTACCCGGCTCAAGCTGCCAGGGTCACGGATGGCTGGTAATACACCTCGTCGGGTGTTTGATAATCATGGCTCTGATGGAACCGCTCCTGATTGTAGTGCCGGAAGTACCGGTTAAGCGCCTGTCTCAAGTGTCGCCCATCCTCGAAGGCGGTGAGGTAGATGCACTCATGTTTGACACTGCGCCAGAGGCGTTCCACGAAGATATTGTCATGGTAGCAGCCCTTGCCGTCCATGCTGATCCGGATGCCATGATGCTTGAGAACATCGGTGAAGGCTTCACTGGTGAACTGGACACCCTGATCCGTGTTGAAGATTTCCGGCGTTCCATGACGTTGCAGGGCCTCCTCCAGAGCATCAACGCAGAAGTCAGCGTCCAGGGTGTTCGAGACGCGCCAGGACAGCACCTTGCGAGTGTGCCAGTCCATGATGGCCACCAGGTACATGAAGCCCCGGGCCAGCGGCGCATACGTGATATCGGCGGCCCACACCTGGTTGGGCCGGTCGATCCGGCGCCCTTTGAGCAGGTAGGGATAAACCTTGTGCCCCTCGCCGGGAATGCTGGTTCTCGGACGCGGGTATACCGCCTGCAGGCCCATGGTGCGCATCAGTCGCTGGACTCGCTTGCGGTTTACCTGATAGCCCTGGCGCTGCAGGAACGCCCGCATTTTGCGAGACCCGTAATACGGCGTTTCCAGATGTTGCTGATCAAGTAGATACATGAGATTCAAATCCTTCTGACGCTGTTGCCGAGGACGGTAGTACACCGATGAGCGGCTCAATTTGAGCAATTCACATTGGCGCGTCATGCTGATATCAGGGTGGTCGCGCTCGATCATCGCCAACCGGCGTCGACGACTTACTGATCGAGCTTGCGCGATAAAAAATCGCGTTCCACCGTCAACCGGCCGATCTCGCGATAGAGTTCATCGGTGTTGGGCTCGTTGGACGGCTTGCCAGCCTTCTTCTTGCCTTCGAAGAGGTCAGGGGCATTTTCCAGCAGCTCGCGTTTCCAGGTGCTGACCATGGTCGGATGGATCTGGAAACGGGCGGCGATCTCGGAAGTGGTCTGGTCACCCTTGAGAGCGGCCAGGGCAACCTTGGACTTGAATGAAGCGCTGTACTGTTGGCGTTTCTTGCTCATGATTCTCCTCCTGAGGGAGATGATGAATCAGAGCTTAGGCACCTGTCCAAATTTCGGGGTCCAGTTCAATCCGCATAGGGGGTGAGCCTGTCGTCCCAGCCGCAGGCCCGGCGTACCAGGGCGACGATCTGCGTCAGCTCCCGTTCCGGGCGCGTGACGTTGACTTCATCCAGCGCGGCGTAGGCGTCCCAGACCTTGACCGGGGCCAGGGTGGGTTTTTCCTGCTTGAGCCGTTCCAGTAGTTCGGTGATCGTCCGCTGGGTGATCTCCGCCCGGCGCTGGGGCTGGGCGTAGTAGATGGTCAGGGCGGTGATCTCGTCGCGGTGGCTTGCCAGCCACTGTTCGAACTCCTGGCGCAGGTGCGCGCGCTGGGCGTCGAGATCGGTGTCCCAGCCGCTGTAGGTGACACTATCGAGATTGGTGGCGTCCAGGGTCTGCTCCTGGCGCTCGCGAATGTCCTCGAGCAGGGTGGTCAGCTTGCCGGTGATGGGGGCGCAGGCGGCCTGGGCACGCTGGTTGCGTACCTGCTCCCGCTGCACGCTGGTGATCGTCTCATTTGGCCCCAGTTCAAACTGCTTTCTAGCCTCGCTATCGATGGCATCCGGGTCGTCCACGGCGAGCAGGCCGCCGGCCAGGTCGTTGAGGCTGGCGCCGCCGGTCAACTCCTTGACCTGGCGCTGCTGCTCGACGTTCAGCCGCTTGGCGAAACGCGCGAAGCGCCCGGCCAGAGAGCTTAAAGTCGGTTCGTCGCGAACCCCCATTACCACGCCGGTCATCAGGTCCTTCTGGGAAAGGCTGGGCTTTTTCTCCAGGCTGCCGGTGTCCTTCTTTTCGGAGTCCTTGACGCCGATGGCATCCACCAGAATGAATTCCCGCTTGGGGCCCCGGGCGGCGTTGCTGACCACCGCCAGGCCGTCCGCGTCGAGGCTGCGAGTGCCGCGGCCGACCATCTGCATGTAGTAGTTGCGGCTTTTCACGTCGCGCATGAACAGCAGGCATTCCAGGGGCTTGACGTCGGTGCCGGTGGCGATCATGTCCACGGTCACGGCGATGCGCGGATGGTAGTCGTTGCGGAAGCTGGCCAGCACGCTCTTGGGGTCTTCCTCGGTACGGTAGGTGACCTTCTTGCAGAAGTCGTTGCCCTCGGCGAACTCCTCGCGAACGACGCGGATGATGTCGTCCGCATGGCTGTCGGTCTTGGCGAAGATCAGGGTCTTGGGTACCTGGAAGGTGTTTGTCTCCGTATAGCGCTCTGGGAACATCCGCGGCAGGCCGTCGCGAAAGGCGCGGATGACCTGGCGAATCTGGGACTCGTTGACCACGGAGCGATCGAGCTGGGTGCCCTGGTAAGTGACTTCCTCGTCGAGCTGTTCCCAGCGTTTCTTGCGACTCAGGCGCTCGCGCTTTTCCACCAGCTCCCGGGCTTCCAACTGGCCACCGCCTTGGGTGATCTCGGTAGCGATGCGCCAGACGCGGTGATCGACGTTGACGCCATCCGCCACGGATTGCTCCAGGGTGTATTCGCTGACCACGTTCTGCTGGAAGAAGCCGTAGGTACGCTTGTCCGGGGTGGCGGTCAGGCCGATCAGGAAGCTGTCGAAGTATTCCAGCACCTGACGCCACAGGTTGTAGATGGAGCGGTGGCATTCGTCGATGACCATGAACTCGAAGAATTCCGGCGAAATGCGCGGATTGTAGACTACCGGCAGCGGCGGCTTGCGCAGCGTGACAAGGTCGTCCGGCACGGTTTCTTCCGCGGTCTCGTCCAGCGGCTCGCCCTTGAGGATCGAGTACAGACGCTGAATGGTGCAGATGACGACCTGGGCATCCTTGGGGATATGGCTGCTGGTCAAGCGGCAGACGGTGTAGAGCTCGGTGAACTTGCGGTTGTCGTCCTGGGGAATGTACTGGTAGAACTCGCCTTCCGCCTGCTCGCCAAGGTTCCTGGTATCCACCAGAAACAGCACTCGCTTGGCATCGGCGAACTTCAGCAGCCGATAGATCGAGGTGATGGCGGTAAACGTCTTGCCGGCGCCGGTGGCCATCTGGATCAGGGCGCGAGGGCGGTTTTCCGCCAACGACGCTTCCAAGTTGCCGATGGCGCGAAACTGACACTCTCGCAGGCCATGCGCTTGCAGCTCGGGAAAGTGGGTCAGGCGAGTACGCAGGGTATCCGGCTCGGCAAGACGCTGGGCCAAGGTTTCGGGTCGGGGAAACTGGAA
This window encodes:
- a CDS encoding type I restriction-modification enzyme R subunit C-terminal domain-containing protein, with the protein product MGSTSDTVRANFKRWIFAKHAGNQPKFTPQQQAWLEMIRDHIAVSLHIELDDFDYHPFDAQGGVGKMYQLFGDEMDRVIDEINDALAA
- a CDS encoding restriction endonuclease subunit S, which translates into the protein MDDVVNEVSAQYLTITNNTEAQELPMGWASCKLKEIIQLNYGKALKKTDRNDYGKTPVYGSSGIVGYHDAPLTTKPSLIIGRKGAVGSIYLETKNCWPIDTVYFSQVPSGTNAKYLKYLLSFANLNRLEKSTAIPGLSRSDANEVIINIAPTKEQHRIVAKIEELFSEIDSGVESLKTAQAKLKAARQSLLKAAFEGKLTEQWRKENAHQLESQEALLERIQAEREAYYQQQLADWKQQVQDWEAAGKEGKKPRKPKAPKALPPLTQEELAELPELPEGWFYLQLSALGELARGKSKHRPRNDPLLFGGDYPFIQTSEVKNSKGVIREYNSTYNEAGLAQSKLWPKGTLCITIAANIAETAFLNFSACFPDSIVGFASRGNTTSPKYIEKFISSAQQRLEFFAPATAQKNINLKTLENLVIPYCSPEEQSLIISQIEASLSQLDQLEQTLAASLKQAEALKQSILKRAFAGKLVPQDPNDEPASELLARIRAERIHAEQEKQPKTRRGKCQEPTS
- a CDS encoding DEAD/DEAH box helicase family protein — encoded protein: MSPLTPEQQARERIDAQLKQAGWLVQSMSELDLSAGSGVAIREYPTDSGPMDYLLVVDGQAAGVIEAKRDEEGHRLNTVELQSTRYATANLKHLGQVPLRFIHEATGAITRYTDSRDPKPRAREIFQFPRPETLAQRLAEPDTLRTRLTHFPELQAHGLRECQFRAIGNLEASLAENRPRALIQMATGAGKTFTAITSIYRLLKFADAKRVLFLVDTRNLGEQAEGEFYQYIPQDDNRKFTELYTVCRLTSSHIPKDAQVVICTIQRLYSILKGEPLDETAEETVPDDLVTLRKPPLPVVYNPRISPEFFEFMVIDECHRSIYNLWRQVLEYFDSFLIGLTATPDKRTYGFFQQNVVSEYTLEQSVADGVNVDHRVWRIATEITQGGGQLEARELVEKRERLSRKKRWEQLDEEVTYQGTQLDRSVVNESQIRQVIRAFRDGLPRMFPERYTETNTFQVPKTLIFAKTDSHADDIIRVVREEFAEGNDFCKKVTYRTEEDPKSVLASFRNDYHPRIAVTVDMIATGTDVKPLECLLFMRDVKSRNYYMQMVGRGTRSLDADGLAVVSNAARGPKREFILVDAIGVKDSEKKDTGSLEKKPSLSQKDLMTGVVMGVRDEPTLSSLAGRFARFAKRLNVEQQRQVKELTGGASLNDLAGGLLAVDDPDAIDSEARKQFELGPNETITSVQREQVRNQRAQAACAPITGKLTTLLEDIRERQEQTLDATNLDSVTYSGWDTDLDAQRAHLRQEFEQWLASHRDEITALTIYYAQPQRRAEITQRTITELLERLKQEKPTLAPVKVWDAYAALDEVNVTRPERELTQIVALVRRACGWDDRLTPYAD
- a CDS encoding IS3 family transposase (programmed frameshift); amino-acid sequence: MSKKRQQYSASFKSKVALAALKGDQTTSEIAARFQIHPTMVSTWKRELLENAPDLFEGKKKAGKPSNEPNTDELYREIGRLTVERGFFIAQARSVSRRRRLAMIERDHPDISMTRQCELLKLSRSSVYYRPRQQRQKDLNLMYLLDQQHLETPYYGSRKMRAFLQRQGYQVNRKRVQRLMRTMGLQAVYPRPRTSIPGEGHKVYPYLLKGRRIDRPNQVWAADITYAPLARGFMYLVAIMDWHTRKVLSWRVSNTLDADFCVDALEEALQRHGTPEIFNTDQGVQFTSEAFTDVLKHHGIRISMDGKGCYHDNIFVERLWRSVKHECIYLTAFEDGRHLRQALNRYFRHYNQERFHQSHDYQTPDEVYYQPSVTLAA